Below is a genomic region from Verrucomicrobiota bacterium.
TTGCGATCCGGCAAATCGTAGAGCGACGATGCTGTCTCCCAGTTGGTTTGCCCGTAGCGCAGACGACTCGCCGCCAATGCGAGTTCGCGTCCAGTCTCGGATACGGTCGTGTACCAAATCGCCAGCAGATCGCCATTGGGGCACTGGGTGATGCTCGGATCGTGATTATGTCCAGAGTAAACCGGTCCGACTGAGTTGGCGGGGATGTTCACGTATCGGTTGGGGCCTTTGAAGAATGGAAACAAAGGGTTGGGTCCGGTTTCGATGTCCGCTGGAATCGTCTGGTTCACGTTGGTCTGGTAAGGTTCAGGTGGCGATTCCGGAAGTGGTGGCGTCGCAGGGAGATCCGCCATGACAACGCGAAAGCCGATGTACCAACTCTTGTCCTCCGGCAAGGCCCCCATTCGGTTCTCTGAGCGGAGATGAAAAGCGAAGGTCGAGTGGCTGCCGCCGCGTGTGACCTTGGCCAGCGCATCCGCCCGGCCGACCGGGTCTGTCTGCGCCTCGGCGACATACGGGCCATACCAGTCATGACACCATTCCTCCACGTTGCCATGCATGTCGTACAATCCCCAGGGATTCGGCGGCGTCTGGCCCACAACCAGTGACTGCACGTCTCCCGGGTTCGGTCGATTTGGGTCGGGATACCAGCAATTGGTTGGGTTCTTCTGGTATTGCGCGGGCAACGTGTCACCCGTGGAGAAGTGAGTTGTCGTCGCGGCGCGACAGGCAAATTCCCATTCGGCCTCGGTCGGCAGGCGATAGGACTTTCCTTCTCGAACCGAAAGCCAGTCGCAAAAGGCCTTGGCCTCTTCCCAACTCACGAAAACGACAGCCTCGTTGTCGTTGGTGGAAAAGCCCAGTTTGCCGCGCAACGCGTGGTGGCTTGGATCGAACTGTTCAAACTCGGCATTCGAAACTTCATAGACGCCAAGGAAGAAGGGCCGTGTGATCGTGACTTGATGGGCCGGCTTCTCATCGTAATCGCCGTAGTCCGGAAACCATTGACCGACATTTGTGATCTGGCTTGGCAGCTTGTCCGTCTGCCAATAACCCATGGTGGAAGACCCGGACGGAATCTGGACGAACTTCATCCCGATTGAATTAGTGAATCCCGGCAATGGCGATTGGAGCAAACGGAAAAACCCTGCGTCGTCCGCCGGCGTCACCATCACCTGACAAGTGCCAAAGTTCACGCTCAACTGGTTGGTCACCTCTGTCCAAGGCAAGGCCGTGGAAAGGTCTGGACGAAATTGTAGTTTGAATACTCCGTTGGACGCCGGCCACGAAATGATCGCAGTTCCGTTCGAATCCGTAATCGTAAGTCTGGGTGGCGATTGCGCCGGGCTGCAGGCGGGGGTGAACCTGATTGCCAATACCGACAACGTGATGACCTTGGCGAACTGCATTGGCCGCTTTCCATTTCGGAAAATGTTCATGGGTCCTCAAGACGTCGCGCAGCGCCGCA
It encodes:
- a CDS encoding SUMF1/EgtB/PvdO family nonheme iron enzyme, which encodes MNIFRNGKRPMQFAKVITLSVLAIRFTPACSPAQSPPRLTITDSNGTAIISWPASNGVFKLQFRPDLSTALPWTEVTNQLSVNFGTCQVMVTPADDAGFFRLLQSPLPGFTNSIGMKFVQIPSGSSTMGYWQTDKLPSQITNVGQWFPDYGDYDEKPAHQVTITRPFFLGVYEVSNAEFEQFDPSHHALRGKLGFSTNDNEAVVFVSWEEAKAFCDWLSVREGKSYRLPTEAEWEFACRAATTTHFSTGDTLPAQYQKNPTNCWYPDPNRPNPGDVQSLVVGQTPPNPWGLYDMHGNVEEWCHDWYGPYVAEAQTDPVGRADALAKVTRGGSHSTFAFHLRSENRMGALPEDKSWYIGFRVVMADLPATPPLPESPPEPYQTNVNQTIPADIETGPNPLFPFFKGPNRYVNIPANSVGPVYSGHNHDPSITQCPNGDLLAIWYTTVSETGRELALAASRLRYGQTNWETASSLYDLPDRNDHAPALYTDANGTIHHFNGVSTAATWGPLAVLLRSSTNNGVSWSKPRLILPEHNVRHQLVPSVFRISSGAVVLTADAVSTGNGGTAVHVSNDGMLTWNDPGAGRPKPSFTNSGVGAWLAGIHGNVAEMTNGGWLAFGRGDTINGMMPKSISSDQGTNWTYSASVFQPIGGGQRVKLLRLKEGPLFLASFCVNMTITNLLGGTRTVSGLFASISYDDGATWPFKRLVSDDGLGHSVETTDGELFTMSFSNAEPKGYLDAVQARNGVIHLISSRQHYQFNFKWLETPSPAVPVSP